In Streptomyces hawaiiensis, one genomic interval encodes:
- a CDS encoding GAF domain-containing protein, whose protein sequence is MDVTHLAAVDSTRAARVLSEVRSARLAGQPAAVSPRPVIERSWERMLRSGVDPDHDFRADPLSREEVQRRRETSVLRHVLPVLREGLLAAADVAHHIMVVADEDGRVLWREGSPPVLRKADGLGLELGADWREDVVGTNGVGTPAVVRRPVQVFASEHFVRSQAGWTCAGAPLTDPRDGRLIGVVDVSGPLETMHPATLAWVGSVAGLAEARLREMHTESLERLRAVAAPVLVRIGGRALVVDRDGWTAAVSGMPYVRRVALPKSLSAGPRRLPALGLCSVEPLAGGWLVRAAADEPVPRGPARIVLDLRQARRWSVEVLGGAGSWTRELSPRHAELLYLLAVHRCGRSASGLAGDVFGDPARTVTVRAEMSRVRRYLGAFLEHRPYRFAEDAEVEVLLPDDPRDLLPHSTAPAVSRRRGSAPAP, encoded by the coding sequence ATGGACGTCACGCACTTGGCAGCCGTCGACAGCACGCGCGCGGCCAGGGTTCTCAGCGAGGTCCGTTCCGCCCGGCTGGCAGGGCAGCCCGCCGCGGTGTCGCCGCGTCCGGTGATCGAGCGGTCCTGGGAGCGGATGCTGCGCAGCGGCGTCGACCCGGACCATGACTTCCGTGCGGATCCGCTGTCCCGCGAGGAGGTGCAGCGGCGGCGCGAGACGTCGGTATTGCGCCATGTGCTGCCGGTGCTGCGGGAGGGGTTGCTGGCGGCCGCGGACGTCGCCCACCACATCATGGTGGTGGCCGACGAGGACGGCCGGGTGCTGTGGCGCGAGGGCAGTCCGCCGGTGTTGCGCAAGGCCGACGGGCTGGGTCTTGAACTGGGCGCCGACTGGCGTGAGGACGTCGTCGGCACGAACGGTGTGGGCACCCCGGCGGTGGTGCGCCGGCCGGTGCAGGTCTTCGCCTCCGAGCACTTTGTGCGCTCCCAGGCCGGCTGGACCTGTGCGGGGGCTCCCCTGACGGATCCGCGGGACGGCCGGCTGATCGGCGTGGTGGACGTGAGCGGTCCGCTGGAGACGATGCATCCGGCCACGCTCGCCTGGGTCGGCTCGGTGGCCGGACTCGCCGAGGCCCGGTTGCGGGAGATGCACACCGAGTCGCTGGAGCGGCTGCGCGCGGTGGCGGCGCCGGTGCTGGTCCGGATCGGCGGCCGTGCCCTGGTCGTCGACCGGGACGGCTGGACCGCCGCGGTCAGCGGAATGCCGTACGTGCGGCGTGTGGCCCTGCCGAAGTCGCTGTCGGCGGGCCCGAGACGGCTGCCGGCGCTCGGGCTGTGCTCGGTGGAGCCGCTGGCCGGGGGCTGGCTGGTGCGGGCGGCCGCCGACGAGCCGGTGCCGCGCGGCCCGGCCAGGATCGTGCTGGATCTCAGGCAGGCGCGGCGGTGGTCGGTGGAGGTGCTCGGCGGGGCGGGCTCCTGGACCCGGGAACTGAGCCCGCGGCACGCGGAGTTGCTGTACCTCCTCGCGGTCCACCGCTGCGGCCGCAGCGCCTCGGGCCTGGCCGGGGACGTGTTCGGCGACCCGGCCCGCACGGTGACGGTGCGTGCCGAGATGTCGCGGGTACGGCGGTATCTGGGGGCGTTCCTGGAGCACCGGCCGTACCGGTTCGCCGAGGACGCCGAGGTGGAGGTGCTGCTTCCGGACGACCCACGGGATCTGCTGCCGCACTCGACCGCACCGGCGGTGAGCAGACGGCGCGGGTCCGCACCGGCGCCCTGA
- a CDS encoding acyl-CoA dehydrogenase family protein: MAGSTHTVTNQAPPLVGYDVFSADRALAAAVGRHLDPDLREEVLGELSALGRTSGSAQVQEWGRLANENPPRLLTHDRYGDRLDEVEFHPSWHRLLGKGVSAGLTAAWDRPAGHLRRAAAFLVWTQVEAGNGCPLSMTHAAVPALRTDPDLAAEWEPRLTSMVYDRELRPAHLKAGALFGMGMTEKQGGSDVRANTTSARPLAEDGTYELIGHKWFCSAPMSDGFLVLAQAPGGLTCFLVPRVLADGTRNVFRIQRLKDKLGNRSNASAEVEFDGTWARRVGEEGRGVRTIIEMVAATRLDCVLGSAGLMRQAVAQAVHHCTYREAFGGKLADKPLMRNVLADLALESEAATTLALRLAAAYDDGGEQERALLRIVVPTAKYWVTKRCPPVAVEAAECLGGNGYVEESGMPRLVRESPLNSVWEGAGNVQALDVVRALQREPGALDAYLREVGQARGADHRLDGAIKDLLTELADLEGVEGRARRLAERLALVLQGSLLVRFAPPQVADAFCAGRLGGDGGAVFGTLPHTLDLASVVERARPVS, encoded by the coding sequence ATGGCAGGCAGCACCCACACCGTGACGAACCAGGCCCCGCCGCTGGTCGGCTACGACGTCTTCTCCGCCGACCGGGCCCTGGCCGCCGCGGTCGGCCGGCATCTCGATCCGGACCTGCGCGAGGAGGTCCTCGGCGAGCTGTCGGCACTCGGCCGGACCTCCGGCTCGGCCCAGGTGCAGGAGTGGGGGAGGCTGGCCAACGAGAACCCGCCACGGCTGCTCACGCACGACCGGTACGGCGACCGCCTGGACGAGGTCGAGTTCCACCCCTCCTGGCACCGGCTGCTCGGCAAGGGCGTCTCGGCCGGTCTGACGGCGGCCTGGGACCGGCCGGCCGGGCATCTGCGCCGGGCGGCCGCCTTCCTGGTGTGGACGCAGGTCGAGGCCGGCAACGGCTGCCCGCTGTCGATGACGCACGCGGCGGTGCCCGCCCTGCGCACCGACCCGGACCTGGCCGCCGAGTGGGAACCGCGGCTGACGTCCATGGTCTACGACCGTGAGCTGCGGCCCGCGCACCTCAAGGCCGGGGCGCTGTTCGGGATGGGCATGACGGAGAAGCAGGGCGGCAGCGACGTACGGGCGAACACCACGTCGGCGCGGCCCCTCGCCGAGGACGGGACGTACGAGCTGATCGGGCACAAGTGGTTCTGCTCGGCGCCCATGTCCGACGGTTTCCTGGTGCTGGCGCAGGCTCCGGGCGGGCTGACGTGCTTCCTGGTGCCGCGGGTACTCGCTGACGGCACGCGCAACGTGTTCCGGATCCAGCGGCTCAAGGACAAGCTGGGCAACCGGTCGAACGCCTCCGCCGAGGTCGAGTTCGACGGAACCTGGGCACGCCGGGTCGGCGAGGAGGGGCGCGGGGTGCGCACCATCATCGAGATGGTCGCGGCGACCCGGCTGGACTGTGTGCTCGGCTCGGCCGGGCTGATGCGGCAGGCCGTGGCGCAGGCGGTGCACCACTGCACGTACCGCGAGGCGTTCGGCGGGAAGCTCGCCGACAAGCCGCTCATGCGCAATGTCCTGGCCGATCTGGCGCTGGAGTCGGAGGCGGCGACGACGCTGGCGCTGCGGCTCGCGGCGGCCTACGACGACGGCGGTGAGCAGGAGCGGGCGCTGCTGCGGATCGTGGTGCCGACCGCCAAGTACTGGGTGACCAAGCGGTGCCCGCCCGTCGCGGTGGAGGCGGCGGAGTGCCTCGGGGGCAACGGGTACGTGGAGGAGTCCGGAATGCCGCGGCTGGTGCGCGAGTCGCCGCTGAACTCGGTCTGGGAGGGCGCGGGCAACGTCCAGGCGCTGGACGTGGTGCGGGCGTTGCAGCGGGAGCCGGGGGCGCTGGACGCGTATCTGCGGGAGGTCGGGCAGGCGCGCGGCGCCGATCACCGCCTCGACGGGGCCATCAAGGACCTGCTGACCGAACTGGCCGATCTGGAGGGCGTGGAGGGGCGGGCGCGGCGGCTGGCGGAGCGGCTCGCGCTGGTGCTCCAGGGCTCGCTGCTGGTCCGTTTCGCGCCACCGCAGGTCGCCGACGCGTTCTGCGCGGGGCGGCTCGGCGGCGACGGGGGCGCGGTCTTCGGGACGCTGCCGCACACGCTGGATCTGGCGTCAGTGGTGGAGCGGGCCCGGCCGGTGTCCTGA
- a CDS encoding YihY/virulence factor BrkB family protein, whose translation MQPASETPDTPSGRLHRARALYRNVSKRKTAWLLLKDTVNSCIEYRILGLAAEAAFFTLLSVPPLLLSMIGLLGYVDAWTGADTIQSLQTNLLEAARTVLSDRGVREIAEPILHDVTKGGRPDVISIGFLFALWSGSRAVNVFIDTITVMYGLDGVRGIVKTRLMAFLLFIVALLIGSVALPLMVAGPDAVVRIVPWSTTVVQVLYWPVVILLSIAFLTTLYHVSVPVRSPWIEDVPGALVALGMWVLGSFLLRIYLTSTVEGPTIYGSLAAPVAVLLWIGVAAFAVLVGAAVNAAIDRVWPAAATAAAREANERLRQAQVAEYVARATAAGEADPDMPSEFPERWSRFLPPEDVSARLRTHVKSTHVKNTHVKSTQLNGEGQPPEDT comes from the coding sequence GTGCAGCCAGCAAGTGAAACCCCCGACACACCCTCCGGGCGCCTCCACCGGGCGCGAGCCCTCTACCGGAACGTCTCCAAGCGCAAAACCGCCTGGCTGCTGCTGAAGGACACCGTCAACTCCTGCATCGAGTACCGCATCCTGGGCCTCGCGGCCGAGGCCGCGTTCTTCACCCTGCTGTCGGTGCCACCCCTGCTGCTCAGCATGATCGGACTGCTCGGCTACGTCGACGCCTGGACCGGCGCCGACACCATCCAGAGCCTGCAGACCAACCTCCTGGAGGCCGCGCGCACGGTGCTGTCCGACCGGGGCGTACGGGAGATCGCCGAGCCGATCCTGCACGACGTCACGAAGGGCGGCCGGCCCGACGTCATCTCCATCGGTTTCCTGTTCGCCCTGTGGTCCGGCTCCCGCGCGGTGAACGTCTTCATCGACACCATCACCGTGATGTACGGCCTCGACGGCGTCCGGGGCATCGTCAAGACCCGCCTCATGGCCTTTCTGCTGTTCATCGTGGCCCTGCTGATCGGCTCGGTCGCGCTGCCGCTGATGGTGGCCGGGCCGGACGCGGTGGTGCGGATCGTGCCGTGGTCGACGACGGTCGTCCAGGTCCTGTACTGGCCGGTGGTGATCCTCCTGTCGATCGCCTTCCTGACGACGCTGTACCACGTGTCCGTCCCGGTCCGTTCCCCGTGGATCGAGGACGTGCCCGGCGCGCTCGTCGCCCTCGGCATGTGGGTCCTCGGCAGCTTCCTGCTGCGGATCTACCTGACCAGCACGGTCGAGGGCCCCACGATCTACGGTTCCCTCGCCGCGCCCGTCGCCGTGCTGCTGTGGATCGGTGTGGCCGCGTTCGCCGTCCTGGTCGGGGCCGCGGTCAACGCCGCCATCGACCGGGTCTGGCCGGCCGCCGCCACGGCCGCGGCCCGCGAGGCCAACGAGCGGCTGCGGCAGGCCCAGGTCGCCGAGTACGTCGCCCGCGCCACCGCCGCGGGCGAGGCCGACCCCGACATGCCCTCCGAGTTCCCGGAACGCTGGTCCCGCTTCCTGCCGCCGGAGGACGTCTCGGCCCGCCTGCGCACGCATGTGAAGAGCACCCACGTGAAGAACACTCACGTCAAGAGCACCCAGCTCAACGGGGAGGGGCAGCCGCCCGAGGACACGTGA
- a CDS encoding NmrA family transcriptional regulator, whose translation MTNTAENAARNTRGMTVVVTGASGRTGSRVARAAEAAGLTVRAASRATGFDWWDGSTWADTLRGADAAYLAHPADVGAPGVAEAVGALAREAAGLGVRRLVLLSARGEDQALPTEEALHASGADWTVVRAAWFAQNFSEGPLVAELRESGELVFPAGEVREPFLDVRDIADVVVTALTSGDRYVRRTLTLSGARLLTFGEAVAEIAGATGRPLTYRAVSTRDYEEALVGFGVPPEEAAGLTAIFDTLLDGRNAHLSDGVREVLGRAPRDFGDFVREEAAAGTWKA comes from the coding sequence ATGACGAACACGGCGGAGAACGCGGCACGGAACACGCGGGGTATGACGGTGGTGGTGACGGGCGCCTCGGGGCGTACCGGGAGCCGGGTGGCGCGGGCGGCGGAGGCGGCCGGGCTCACGGTGCGGGCGGCGTCCCGGGCGACGGGCTTCGACTGGTGGGACGGCTCGACCTGGGCGGACACCCTGCGGGGCGCCGACGCGGCCTATCTCGCCCACCCCGCGGACGTCGGCGCTCCGGGCGTCGCGGAGGCGGTCGGCGCGCTCGCACGGGAGGCGGCCGGGCTCGGGGTGCGGCGGCTGGTGCTGCTGTCCGCGCGGGGCGAGGACCAGGCCCTGCCCACCGAGGAGGCGCTGCACGCCTCGGGGGCGGACTGGACGGTCGTGCGGGCCGCCTGGTTCGCGCAGAACTTCAGCGAGGGGCCGCTGGTGGCGGAGCTGCGGGAGAGCGGTGAGCTGGTCTTCCCGGCCGGAGAGGTGCGGGAGCCGTTCCTCGACGTCCGGGACATCGCGGACGTGGTGGTGACCGCGCTGACGTCCGGCGACCGGTACGTGCGGCGGACCCTCACCCTCTCCGGGGCTCGGCTGCTGACCTTCGGGGAGGCCGTCGCGGAGATCGCCGGGGCGACGGGGCGCCCGCTGACGTACCGGGCCGTCTCGACACGGGACTACGAAGAGGCGCTGGTCGGTTTCGGTGTGCCGCCGGAGGAGGCGGCGGGCCTCACTGCGATCTTCGACACCCTCCTCGACGGCCGCAACGCGCATCTCTCGGACGGCGTGCGTGAGGTCCTGGGCCGTGCGCCCCGGGACTTCGGCGACTTCGTGCGCGAGGAGGCCGCCGCCGGGACCTGGAAGGCCTGA
- a CDS encoding AraC family transcriptional regulator, whose protein sequence is MDALAGLLEGPRARGAFMIRACFDPPWAVRVEDRAPLTVMLVVRGEAWILPDRGERTGLKAGELAIARGPDPYTCADAPGTAPQAVILPHQECRHPDGQSLNGSMDLGVRTWGDRLDGNTVVLIGTYPTQGEVSGRLLDALPPLLSLTSDMWACPLTAYITEEIVRDEPGQEVVLDRLLDLLLIAALRAWFARPEAEAPAWYRALADPVVGGVLRLLQDDPAHPWTVAALAAKAGVSRAALARRFTGLVGEPPMTYLTGWRLALAADRLRDSADTLDAVARRVGYGSAFALSTAFKRVYGVSPVEYRGRAA, encoded by the coding sequence ATGGACGCTCTCGCAGGCTTGCTGGAGGGGCCCCGCGCGCGGGGCGCGTTCATGATCAGGGCGTGCTTCGACCCGCCGTGGGCGGTGCGCGTGGAGGACCGGGCCCCGCTCACCGTGATGCTCGTCGTCCGCGGCGAGGCCTGGATCCTGCCCGACCGGGGCGAGCGCACGGGGCTGAAGGCCGGGGAACTCGCCATCGCCCGCGGCCCGGACCCGTACACGTGCGCCGACGCCCCCGGCACGGCACCGCAGGCGGTGATCCTGCCGCACCAGGAGTGCCGCCACCCCGACGGGCAGTCCCTCAACGGCTCCATGGACCTGGGCGTGCGCACCTGGGGCGACCGGCTCGACGGGAACACCGTGGTGCTGATCGGCACCTACCCGACACAGGGTGAGGTCAGCGGGCGGCTGCTGGACGCCCTGCCGCCGCTGCTCAGCCTCACCTCCGACATGTGGGCCTGCCCGCTCACCGCGTACATCACCGAGGAGATCGTCCGGGACGAGCCGGGGCAGGAGGTCGTCCTGGACCGGCTGCTGGACCTGCTGCTCATCGCCGCGCTGCGGGCCTGGTTCGCACGCCCCGAGGCGGAGGCCCCGGCGTGGTACCGGGCCCTCGCCGACCCGGTCGTCGGCGGCGTCCTGCGCCTGCTCCAGGACGACCCGGCCCACCCCTGGACGGTCGCCGCGCTCGCCGCGAAGGCCGGGGTGTCCCGCGCCGCGCTGGCCCGCCGCTTCACCGGCCTGGTGGGCGAACCCCCGATGACCTACCTGACCGGCTGGCGCCTCGCTCTCGCCGCCGACCGTCTGCGCGACTCCGCCGACACCCTGGACGCGGTGGCCCGCAGGGTGGGCTACGGCAGCGCGTTCGCCCTGTCGACGGCGTTCAAGCGGGTGTACGGGGTGAGCCCGGTGGAGTACCGAGGGCGGGCGGCGTAG
- a CDS encoding helix-turn-helix domain-containing protein, which yields MYVERASRLPGAVVWTNTPLRPGVGRVLPDGCMDLLWHDGRLMVAGPDTRAYLPNGVTGPWAGVRFYPGTAPALLGVPAHELRDRRVALADLWPASRVRRMSDRVNAAPDPASGLEELALRQAAGAEPPDPLLRQVVTALDAGRPVAATADELGVGARQLHRRSLSAFGYGPKTLARILRLRRALALARAGVPFAQTAARAGYADQAHLARDVRQLSGLPLGELLGRGG from the coding sequence GTGTATGTGGAGCGGGCGTCGCGGCTGCCCGGGGCAGTCGTGTGGACCAACACCCCGTTGCGGCCCGGGGTGGGGCGGGTCCTGCCCGACGGGTGCATGGATCTGCTGTGGCACGACGGGCGGCTGATGGTCGCCGGGCCCGACACCCGCGCGTACCTCCCGAACGGCGTGACCGGCCCCTGGGCCGGAGTCCGCTTCTACCCGGGCACGGCCCCGGCGCTCCTGGGCGTGCCGGCGCACGAGCTGCGCGACCGGCGCGTCGCGCTCGCGGACCTGTGGCCGGCCTCGCGGGTGCGGCGCATGTCCGACCGTGTGAACGCGGCCCCCGACCCGGCGAGCGGCCTGGAGGAGCTGGCGCTGCGGCAGGCAGCCGGTGCCGAACCCCCCGACCCCCTGCTCCGGCAGGTCGTCACCGCCCTCGACGCGGGCCGTCCGGTCGCCGCCACCGCCGACGAACTCGGTGTCGGTGCCCGCCAGTTGCACCGCCGTTCGCTGTCCGCCTTCGGTTACGGCCCCAAGACCCTGGCCCGCATCCTGCGGCTGCGCCGCGCCCTCGCACTGGCCCGGGCCGGTGTGCCCTTCGCGCAGACGGCCGCACGGGCCGGTTACGCCGACCAGGCCCATCTGGCCCGTGACGTCAGGCAGTTGTCGGGTCTGCCGCTGGGGGAGCTACTCGGCCGCGGCGGCTAG
- a CDS encoding VOC family protein: MTARFDAIGLVVSDMAASVAFYRRLGFAFPDGAENQPHAEAALPGGLRLLFDTEETVRSFLPGWQPPADGGRSSLALRCDGPEEVDALYDELVGSGCHGELTPWDAFWGQRYAVVHDPDGNGVDLFAPLAAAAE; encoded by the coding sequence ATGACTGCACGATTCGATGCCATCGGCCTGGTCGTCTCCGACATGGCCGCCTCCGTCGCGTTCTACCGCCGGCTCGGGTTCGCCTTCCCGGACGGTGCCGAGAACCAGCCGCACGCCGAGGCCGCACTGCCCGGCGGGCTGCGGCTGTTGTTCGACACCGAGGAGACGGTCCGTTCCTTCCTGCCCGGGTGGCAGCCGCCCGCGGACGGGGGCCGGTCCTCGCTCGCCCTGCGGTGCGACGGGCCGGAGGAGGTGGACGCGCTGTACGACGAGCTGGTCGGCTCGGGCTGCCACGGCGAGCTCACGCCGTGGGACGCCTTCTGGGGGCAGCGGTACGCCGTGGTGCACGACCCGGACGGCAACGGGGTGGATCTGTTCGCCCCGCTAGCCGCCGCGGCCGAGTAG
- a CDS encoding LacI family DNA-binding transcriptional regulator — protein sequence MVRTASASVAAGPTLAVVAREAGVSVPTASKVVNGREDVAPETRRRVTEALDRLGYVRRPRFDAAKAPRLVDLVVHSLESSWSGAVLHGVEEAAHDAGLEVVVSAALIRSRVGRPERGWLDKLVARGSSGVLFNLAELSDSQYAWLEQHRIPFVMIDPVQEPPEGVVSVGAANWQGGLTATEHLLSLGHERVAVIAGPRRTMCSSARVAGYRSALASAGVRHRPEYVRHAGFDESVAHRRMLELLDLPEPPTAVFVCSDLMALGVYEALAERGLRVPDDISVVGFDDLPEARWASPALTTVRQPLSEMAATGLRSLLRMMDGHHPESTRTELSTRLVERSSTAAPRA from the coding sequence ATGGTCCGTACGGCGAGTGCGAGCGTGGCGGCAGGTCCGACGCTGGCGGTCGTGGCGCGCGAGGCGGGGGTGTCGGTGCCGACCGCGTCGAAGGTGGTCAACGGCCGCGAGGACGTGGCACCCGAGACCCGCCGCCGCGTGACCGAGGCACTCGACCGGCTCGGTTACGTGCGCAGACCCCGCTTCGACGCGGCGAAGGCACCCCGGCTGGTCGATCTGGTCGTGCACTCGCTGGAGAGCTCCTGGTCGGGTGCGGTGCTGCACGGGGTGGAGGAGGCGGCGCACGACGCGGGCCTGGAGGTCGTGGTCTCGGCGGCGCTGATCCGCTCCCGGGTGGGCCGCCCGGAGCGCGGCTGGCTGGACAAGCTGGTCGCCCGGGGCTCCTCCGGGGTCCTGTTCAACCTGGCCGAGCTCAGCGACTCGCAGTACGCGTGGCTGGAGCAGCACCGCATCCCGTTCGTGATGATCGACCCGGTGCAGGAACCGCCGGAGGGCGTGGTCTCGGTGGGGGCGGCGAACTGGCAGGGCGGTCTGACGGCCACGGAGCATTTGCTGTCCCTGGGGCACGAGCGGGTCGCCGTCATCGCGGGTCCCCGGCGCACGATGTGCAGCAGCGCCCGGGTCGCCGGGTACCGCTCGGCGCTCGCGTCGGCCGGGGTCCGGCACCGCCCCGAGTACGTCCGGCACGCCGGTTTCGACGAGAGTGTCGCCCACCGCCGCATGCTGGAACTCCTCGACCTGCCCGAGCCGCCGACCGCCGTCTTCGTCTGCTCGGACCTGATGGCGCTGGGTGTCTACGAGGCCTTGGCCGAGCGGGGGTTGAGGGTCCCGGACGACATCAGTGTGGTCGGCTTCGACGACCTGCCCGAGGCCCGCTGGGCCTCCCCCGCCCTGACCACCGTCCGCCAGCCACTGTCCGAGATGGCGGCGACGGGCCTGCGGTCGCTGCTGCGCATGATGGACGGCCATCATCCGGAGAGCACGCGCACCGAGTTGTCGACGCGACTGGTGGAACGGTCGAGCACGGCGGCGCCGCGCGCGTAG
- a CDS encoding glycoside hydrolase family 43 protein, translated as MTVLHNPVLRGFAPDPSLVRVGDWYYVATSSFEWFPTIPLHRSRDLSHWEYAGHVQGAAPGDSLAGVPDSGGVWAPSLSWDGERFWVTYTVVRSVGTPYFDLDTYISTATRIGGEWSAPRRVASHGFDPALFHEDGRLWLLNLQNDHRPGGERFAGIVVTELDRDRLEPVGDTHLLLQHDRLIEGPKLLRRDGWYYLVLAEGGTGWEHGVRVARSKELTGPYELDERPLLTTRDDPDVPLQKAGHGELVETPDGQWLLSHLTARPLHTPQGRRCTLGRETAVQAVTWDADGWPRLRQGGWHPAVEVDAPTRPHPLPPPAVPEDLSWPWSTLREPPDPSWADTTARPGWIRLRGRHGPESRWAAGLLAQRVTEHRAEAEVTVEAQPVTFTQAAGLVLWYNPEAYLALDLTWAEPEGEPQRGQQWGSTAGGRTVLVLVERDEDGVRQVAVVDVPEDGPVTLGVTVEGADARFWYVRDGVRTAVGPVLDFGRLSDDHGSRLRFTGAMAGIHARDLVEAAFTADFTGFRLTCTPG; from the coding sequence GTGACCGTCCTGCACAACCCCGTCCTCCGCGGCTTCGCCCCCGACCCGTCGCTGGTCCGGGTCGGCGACTGGTACTACGTGGCGACCAGTTCCTTCGAGTGGTTCCCGACGATCCCGCTCCACCGCTCCCGGGACCTGTCGCACTGGGAGTACGCGGGTCACGTCCAGGGGGCGGCCCCCGGGGACTCGCTGGCCGGTGTGCCCGACTCGGGTGGCGTCTGGGCGCCGTCGCTGAGCTGGGACGGGGAGCGGTTCTGGGTGACGTACACCGTCGTGCGCTCGGTCGGCACGCCGTACTTCGACCTCGACACGTACATCTCGACGGCCACCCGCATCGGCGGCGAGTGGAGTGCTCCGCGCCGGGTCGCGAGCCACGGCTTCGACCCGGCCCTGTTCCACGAGGACGGCCGGCTGTGGCTGCTGAACCTGCAGAACGACCACCGGCCGGGGGGTGAGCGGTTCGCGGGGATCGTCGTGACGGAGCTGGACCGGGACAGGCTGGAACCGGTCGGCGACACGCACCTGCTGCTCCAGCACGACCGGTTGATCGAGGGGCCGAAGCTGCTGCGGCGCGACGGCTGGTACTACCTGGTGCTCGCGGAGGGCGGCACGGGCTGGGAGCACGGGGTGCGGGTGGCTCGGAGCAAGGAGCTGACGGGGCCGTACGAACTCGACGAACGGCCCCTGCTGACCACCCGGGACGACCCGGACGTGCCGTTGCAGAAGGCCGGGCACGGCGAGCTGGTCGAGACGCCGGACGGGCAGTGGCTGCTCAGCCATCTGACGGCCCGTCCGCTGCACACCCCGCAGGGCCGCCGCTGCACGCTCGGCCGGGAGACCGCGGTCCAGGCGGTGACCTGGGACGCGGACGGGTGGCCCCGGCTGCGGCAGGGGGGTTGGCACCCCGCGGTCGAGGTCGACGCACCGACGCGGCCGCACCCGCTGCCACCGCCCGCAGTGCCGGAGGATCTGTCCTGGCCGTGGAGCACCCTGCGCGAGCCGCCGGACCCGTCCTGGGCCGATACGACGGCCCGCCCCGGGTGGATCCGGTTGCGCGGCCGGCACGGGCCGGAGTCCCGGTGGGCGGCCGGTCTGCTGGCCCAGCGCGTCACCGAGCACCGCGCGGAGGCCGAAGTCACCGTGGAGGCCCAGCCGGTCACCTTCACCCAGGCGGCCGGGCTGGTGCTCTGGTACAACCCCGAGGCGTATCTCGCCCTGGACCTGACGTGGGCGGAGCCGGAGGGCGAGCCGCAGCGCGGACAGCAGTGGGGAAGCACCGCGGGCGGCCGTACGGTGCTCGTTCTCGTCGAGCGCGACGAGGACGGCGTGCGGCAGGTCGCCGTCGTCGACGTGCCGGAGGACGGGCCGGTCACGCTGGGGGTGACGGTCGAGGGGGCCGACGCGCGCTTCTGGTACGTACGCGACGGGGTGCGCACGGCGGTCGGTCCGGTGCTTGATTTCGGCCGGCTGTCCGACGACCACGGCTCGCGGCTGCGGTTCACGGGGGCGATGGCGGGGATCCACGCCCGGGACCTCGTGGAGGCGGCGTTCACGGCGGACTTCACCGGGTTTCGGCTGACCTGCACACCTGGCTGA
- a CDS encoding carbohydrate ABC transporter permease: MTLTEQATERPEVRGVRRLSQPDPASRGRGGQRFLLVGLTLASVYSLFPVWWLIVAATKDRTALYQSNGLWFSGWHLWDNLHQVFTYQDGIFLRWTANSFLYAGVGSLGGTLIALATGYGLARFDFPGRNAIFACVVGSFLIPIALLTLPLYLLFSAIGMVDTPWAMLIPCLINPFSVYLAKVYTEATIPYELLEAARIDGAGELRIFFSIVLRMMTTGGATVFLLAFVNTWNAFFLPLTVLRGKENWTLNLGLYNWTGTRLESGIDLTGLVLTGALLSIVPMAIMMVAMRRYWRSGVTLGALK; this comes from the coding sequence ATGACGCTGACCGAGCAGGCCACCGAGCGGCCCGAGGTCCGCGGCGTCCGGCGCCTGTCCCAGCCGGATCCGGCCTCCCGCGGGCGGGGCGGCCAGCGCTTCCTCCTCGTCGGGCTGACCCTGGCCAGCGTCTACAGCCTGTTCCCGGTGTGGTGGCTGATCGTCGCCGCGACCAAGGACCGCACGGCGCTGTACCAGAGCAACGGCCTGTGGTTCTCGGGGTGGCACCTGTGGGACAACCTGCATCAGGTGTTCACCTACCAGGACGGGATCTTCCTGCGGTGGACGGCCAACTCGTTCCTGTACGCGGGCGTCGGCTCGCTCGGCGGCACGCTGATCGCGCTCGCAACCGGTTACGGACTGGCCCGCTTCGACTTCCCCGGGCGTAACGCGATCTTCGCGTGTGTCGTGGGTTCGTTCCTGATCCCGATCGCGCTGCTGACGCTGCCGCTGTATCTGCTGTTCTCCGCGATCGGCATGGTGGACACGCCGTGGGCGATGCTGATTCCCTGCCTGATCAACCCGTTCAGCGTGTACCTGGCCAAGGTGTACACCGAGGCGACGATCCCCTACGAGCTGCTGGAGGCGGCCCGGATCGACGGCGCCGGCGAGCTGCGGATCTTCTTCAGCATCGTGCTGCGGATGATGACGACGGGCGGCGCGACGGTGTTCCTGCTGGCCTTCGTGAACACCTGGAACGCCTTCTTCCTGCCGCTGACGGTGCTGCGCGGCAAGGAGAACTGGACGCTCAACCTCGGCCTCTACAACTGGACCGGCACACGCCTGGAGTCCGGCATCGACCTGACGGGCCTGGTGCTGACCGGTGCGCTGCTGTCCATCGTCCCGATGGCGATCATGATGGTCGCGATGCGCCGTTACTGGCGCTCGGGCGTGACCCTCGGCGCCCTCAAGTGA